A genomic stretch from Litorilinea aerophila includes:
- a CDS encoding NAD(P)/FAD-dependent oxidoreductase produces MPQTYDAIVIGGGIVGAAAAYHLVQAGARTLLFDRDEPGRATDAGAGILAPAINRRDPDLWVDFALKAVDYYPPLVEALAAAGAGETSYARCGMLLVAAEEEELEPFTQAQATIAERQRQRGVPAPADLYPVKPEEARSLFPPLGPICAGLYYRQAARVDGRQMAQAMRRAAQRQGLQVAPVGVEALQMDRSRVTGVVAQGEVHGAGAVIVAGGAWSGRFGQQLGVAIPVEPQRGQIVHLSLPDAPTGDWPIVGAFKDQYIVTWPGGRIAAGATRETGSGFAPHATAAGIHAVLGEALRVAPGLADARIAEIRVGLRPMTPDGMPVLGPVPGVAGVFLATGHGPTGLQLGPYSGKLVADLALGHPAEVDLSPFSVTRFQ; encoded by the coding sequence CCTACGACGCCATCGTGATCGGTGGCGGCATCGTGGGCGCCGCAGCCGCCTATCATCTGGTCCAGGCCGGTGCCCGCACCCTCCTCTTCGACCGGGACGAGCCGGGCCGGGCCACCGACGCCGGCGCCGGCATCCTGGCCCCTGCCATCAACCGCCGGGATCCGGACCTTTGGGTGGATTTTGCCCTGAAGGCCGTGGACTACTACCCGCCTCTGGTGGAGGCTCTGGCCGCCGCCGGCGCCGGCGAGACCAGCTACGCCCGCTGTGGCATGTTGCTGGTGGCGGCCGAGGAGGAGGAACTGGAACCCTTCACCCAGGCCCAGGCCACCATCGCCGAGCGGCAACGGCAAAGGGGGGTGCCGGCCCCGGCGGACCTGTACCCGGTGAAGCCGGAGGAGGCCCGCTCCCTCTTTCCGCCCCTGGGCCCCATCTGCGCCGGGCTCTACTACCGACAGGCCGCGCGGGTGGACGGCCGTCAGATGGCCCAGGCCATGCGCCGGGCCGCCCAGAGGCAGGGACTGCAGGTCGCCCCGGTCGGCGTTGAAGCGCTCCAGATGGACCGCAGCCGGGTGACCGGCGTGGTGGCCCAGGGCGAGGTCCACGGGGCCGGCGCCGTGATCGTCGCGGGCGGTGCCTGGTCCGGCCGCTTCGGCCAGCAGTTGGGGGTGGCCATCCCCGTGGAGCCCCAGCGAGGCCAGATCGTCCACCTCTCCCTGCCCGACGCGCCCACCGGCGATTGGCCCATCGTGGGGGCGTTCAAGGACCAGTACATCGTCACCTGGCCGGGCGGACGCATCGCGGCAGGCGCCACCCGGGAGACGGGATCCGGCTTTGCGCCCCACGCCACCGCAGCGGGCATCCACGCCGTGTTGGGCGAAGCCTTGCGGGTAGCCCCCGGCCTGGCCGACGCCCGCATTGCCGAAATTCGGGTTGGCCTGCGCCCCATGACCCCCGACGGTATGCCCGTGCTGGGGCCGGTGCCCGGGGTGGCGGGGGTCTTCCTGGCCACGGGACACGGCCCCACCGGTCTCCAGCTCGGCCCCTATAGCGGCAAGCTGGTGGCCGACCTGGCCCTGGGCCACCCGGCGGAGGTAGACCTTTCGCCGTTCTCGGTCACACGTTTTCAGTGA
- a CDS encoding BTAD domain-containing putative transcriptional regulator: MCPSSSLPILERPRLYGELQELLAAGHVALVAPAGYGKSVLLRALAARRPHAFLLQLEPADADLARLQARWEALCSQAQDLARATLLLDDIQHLEVNLAADSWLAAHLQADTPRLVLAGRRLPGQAVRAQVAAGRLRVLSRARLAFTPAEAHALLASRPDSIRQQAWVERAQGWPLALGLLARSDPETHLPAVQEDLFAYLATTLYRALPPPLRHFWQLTALPRRIHPNLAATLLGDAELAGQLFQQILQRSLFLEPAEEPGWYRYHDLIRDFLRSQAPGDLTPTYRRLVAWFTRQGEWEMAIEHALEGGLHAEAASLIQEVPEAFLRDYGRYATYRRWVNQLTPAVRRSHPAILIRLARHLHRVAGLQDEAWPLLQEALALGEEQSQGPIRRQALGELARLHYREGHYDLALAHARRILEDPDCPPADRLQACQIMAVTLAELARFGEARQAFQMAIDLAQSLGDRVAEMNNRTNLALLILVPQGRLADAQAHIQAAADFFQNSPGRHMGSLLHCCELHTAAGDWASLVATLDAVESHMAQVETPDISHQLWHAYYAAIVAVAQGYFQEAQVHVGRMASLVEEYPMALVSQAWVESWLLRRQGRLAEAVQRAEATLARDLAVPFYRAVLALERDIARGLLWLQEGGPPPTLHPETRHLVWWRARGELVRLRALLALCAHAHRDPRWQRHAVAALAGLARPAAAHLLTSRDPELGMAFWSLLLAEGVAADQARSALVRLGDPRPMTALLAHPRPQARVEGARLLATLGDETAIPTLLAASRRERNPQVRASLAQAVQQLQTLPPPPLTVTLMGQFSVLRGDTPIPPSAWPRPVVRRLFQYLVLHRGQPLHRDRILEEFWPDTSPDRAWTTFRSVQSRLRQVLEPYTDKGINRYLVLEEEVCCFDPLGVVHTDVERLTAIVQETLHAAQQAEVPPLPAEFLAALEGYAPLLPELAYEDWALRARVALADLFVDGCLHAAHAWLVRGQPGQAEGWARRVVAEAPWLEEGYELLIRALARQGHPDRALKAYEEAVAALRRELDAPPSEQLRWLARRLRQGEAV; encoded by the coding sequence CAAGAGTGTGTTGCTCCGGGCCCTGGCAGCCCGCCGGCCCCATGCGTTCCTCCTGCAACTGGAGCCGGCCGACGCAGACCTGGCCCGGCTTCAGGCCCGTTGGGAGGCCCTCTGCAGCCAGGCCCAGGATCTTGCCCGCGCCACCCTGCTCCTGGATGACATCCAGCACCTGGAGGTCAACCTGGCAGCAGACAGCTGGCTGGCCGCGCACCTCCAGGCCGACACCCCCCGGCTGGTCCTGGCCGGACGCCGCCTGCCCGGCCAGGCCGTGCGGGCCCAGGTGGCCGCCGGCCGCCTGCGGGTCCTGAGCCGGGCCAGGCTGGCCTTCACCCCGGCAGAAGCCCACGCCCTGCTGGCCTCCCGCCCCGACAGTATCCGCCAACAGGCCTGGGTCGAGCGGGCCCAGGGCTGGCCCCTGGCCTTGGGCCTTCTGGCCCGGAGCGACCCGGAGACCCATCTGCCCGCCGTCCAGGAGGATCTGTTCGCCTACCTGGCCACCACCCTCTACCGGGCGCTGCCCCCGCCCCTGCGACACTTCTGGCAATTGACCGCCCTGCCCCGGCGCATCCACCCCAACCTGGCCGCGACCCTCCTGGGGGACGCGGAGCTGGCCGGCCAACTCTTCCAGCAAATCCTGCAGCGGAGCCTCTTCCTGGAGCCGGCGGAAGAGCCCGGCTGGTACCGCTACCACGACCTGATCCGGGACTTTCTGCGCAGCCAGGCGCCCGGGGACTTAACCCCCACCTACCGCCGGCTGGTGGCCTGGTTTACCCGCCAGGGGGAGTGGGAAATGGCCATCGAACATGCCCTGGAAGGCGGCCTGCATGCAGAAGCAGCTTCCCTCATCCAGGAGGTCCCGGAAGCCTTCCTGCGAGATTATGGCCGCTATGCCACCTACCGGCGCTGGGTGAACCAGCTGACCCCCGCAGTCCGCCGCAGCCACCCTGCCATCCTGATCCGGCTGGCCCGGCACCTCCACCGGGTGGCCGGGCTACAGGATGAGGCCTGGCCCCTCCTCCAGGAGGCGCTGGCCCTGGGTGAAGAGCAGTCCCAGGGCCCCATCCGCCGCCAGGCGCTGGGCGAGCTGGCCCGCCTCCACTACCGGGAGGGCCACTATGACCTGGCCCTGGCCCATGCCCGCCGAATCCTGGAAGACCCGGACTGTCCGCCGGCGGACCGGTTGCAGGCCTGTCAGATCATGGCCGTCACCCTGGCCGAGCTGGCCCGCTTTGGGGAAGCCCGCCAGGCCTTCCAGATGGCCATCGACCTGGCCCAATCCCTGGGGGACCGGGTGGCGGAGATGAACAACCGCACCAACCTGGCCCTGCTGATCCTGGTGCCCCAGGGGCGGCTGGCGGACGCCCAGGCCCACATCCAGGCCGCGGCCGACTTCTTTCAGAACTCACCCGGCCGCCACATGGGCTCCCTCCTTCACTGCTGCGAACTCCATACCGCCGCCGGCGACTGGGCGTCCCTGGTGGCCACCCTGGATGCGGTGGAGAGCCACATGGCCCAGGTGGAAACGCCGGACATCAGCCATCAGCTCTGGCACGCATACTACGCCGCCATTGTCGCGGTCGCCCAGGGCTATTTTCAAGAAGCCCAGGTCCACGTCGGCCGCATGGCCTCCCTGGTCGAGGAGTACCCCATGGCCCTGGTCAGCCAGGCGTGGGTGGAAAGCTGGCTTCTCCGCCGCCAGGGGCGCCTGGCCGAAGCGGTCCAGCGGGCCGAGGCCACCCTGGCCCGGGATCTGGCCGTGCCCTTCTACCGGGCCGTTCTGGCCCTGGAGCGGGACATTGCCCGGGGCCTGCTGTGGCTTCAGGAAGGTGGGCCGCCCCCCACATTGCATCCGGAAACCCGGCACCTGGTCTGGTGGCGGGCTCGGGGGGAGCTGGTGCGCCTGCGGGCTCTGCTGGCCCTCTGTGCCCATGCCCATAGGGACCCGCGCTGGCAGCGTCACGCGGTGGCGGCCCTGGCCGGGCTGGCCCGGCCAGCCGCCGCACATCTCCTAACCAGTCGGGACCCAGAGCTGGGCATGGCCTTCTGGTCCCTGCTGTTGGCCGAGGGGGTTGCGGCCGATCAGGCCCGCAGCGCCCTGGTGCGCCTGGGCGATCCCCGGCCCATGACGGCCCTCCTGGCCCATCCCCGTCCCCAGGCCCGGGTGGAAGGGGCCCGCCTGCTGGCCACCCTGGGCGACGAGACGGCCATTCCCACCCTGCTGGCCGCCAGCAGGCGGGAGCGGAATCCCCAGGTCCGGGCCAGCCTGGCCCAGGCGGTGCAACAGCTCCAGACGCTGCCCCCGCCCCCGTTGACGGTGACCCTGATGGGCCAATTTTCCGTGCTGCGGGGCGACACGCCCATTCCCCCCTCCGCCTGGCCCCGGCCGGTGGTGCGACGCCTGTTCCAGTACCTGGTCCTCCATCGGGGTCAGCCCCTGCACCGGGACCGCATCCTGGAGGAATTCTGGCCGGATACCTCGCCGGACCGGGCCTGGACCACCTTCCGGTCCGTCCAGAGCCGCCTGCGCCAGGTGCTGGAGCCCTACACCGACAAGGGCATCAACCGCTATCTGGTCCTGGAAGAGGAAGTTTGCTGCTTCGATCCCCTGGGCGTGGTGCACACCGACGTGGAGCGGCTGACGGCCATCGTCCAGGAGACGCTGCACGCCGCCCAGCAGGCCGAGGTGCCGCCCCTGCCGGCTGAATTCCTGGCCGCCCTGGAGGGGTACGCTCCCCTGTTGCCCGAGCTGGCCTACGAGGACTGGGCGCTGCGGGCCCGGGTGGCCCTGGCCGATCTCTTTGTGGACGGCTGTCTCCATGCCGCCCACGCCTGGCTGGTTCGGGGGCAGCCCGGCCAGGCCGAAGGCTGGGCCCGCCGGGTTGTCGCCGAGGCCCCCTGGCTGGAAGAGGGATATGAGCTGCTCATTCGGGCGCTGGCCCGCCAGGGTCATCCAGACCGGGCGTTGAAAGCCTATGAAGAGGCTGTAGCCGCCCTGCGCCGGGAGCTGGACGCCCCGCCATCGGAGCAGCTTCGATGGCTGGCCCGCCGCCTGCGCCAGGGAGAAGCGGTCTAA
- a CDS encoding alpha-L-fucosidase, which translates to MLQDDAIRPERGQRPDARQDPRLNWWRDAKFGMFIHWGLYAIPAGEWKGEKIPGIGEWIMYRARIPVREYEQLAREFNPVHFDAAAWVSLAKRAGQKYMVITAKHHDGFCLFKSAYTDYNIVDATPFGRDVLKELADECQKQDMKLGFYYSQTQDWHHPDGDGNDWDYDESKKDFAGYIEHYVKPQVRELLTNYGPVCLIWFDTPKGITADQSQALLELVHQLQPDCLVSGRLGNGLGDYASAGDNRIPQQRVDLDWETPATINDTWGYKKDDHNWKSTEELIHKLVDIVSKGGNYLLNVGPTAEGIIPQPSVERLEAMGAWLQINGESIYGTRPVQTPTPMQAASWCRLTAKPGKVYLHVFDWPAGGALPIAGLPVTGAHLLADPDRTPLLIRDAPDGITVQGPTAPPDPVDTVVVLDVAG; encoded by the coding sequence ATGTTGCAGGATGATGCCATTCGTCCGGAACGGGGACAGCGGCCGGACGCCCGACAGGATCCCCGGCTGAACTGGTGGCGGGACGCCAAATTCGGCATGTTCATTCACTGGGGGCTGTACGCCATCCCGGCCGGGGAATGGAAAGGGGAGAAAATCCCCGGCATCGGCGAGTGGATCATGTACCGGGCCCGCATCCCCGTCCGGGAGTACGAGCAGTTGGCCCGGGAATTCAACCCGGTCCACTTCGACGCCGCGGCCTGGGTCTCCCTGGCCAAACGGGCCGGCCAGAAGTACATGGTCATCACCGCCAAGCACCACGACGGCTTCTGCCTCTTCAAGTCCGCCTATACGGACTACAACATCGTGGATGCCACGCCCTTTGGCCGGGATGTGCTCAAGGAGCTGGCCGATGAATGCCAGAAGCAGGACATGAAGCTGGGCTTCTACTACTCCCAGACCCAGGACTGGCACCACCCGGACGGCGACGGCAACGACTGGGACTACGACGAATCCAAGAAGGACTTCGCCGGCTACATCGAACACTACGTCAAGCCCCAGGTGCGGGAGCTCCTGACCAACTACGGCCCGGTCTGCCTCATCTGGTTCGACACGCCCAAGGGGATCACCGCCGACCAGAGCCAGGCCCTCCTGGAGCTGGTCCACCAGCTCCAGCCGGACTGCCTGGTCAGCGGACGCCTGGGCAACGGCCTGGGGGATTACGCCTCGGCCGGCGACAACCGGATCCCCCAGCAACGGGTGGACCTGGACTGGGAAACCCCTGCCACCATCAACGACACATGGGGCTACAAAAAGGACGACCACAACTGGAAGTCCACCGAAGAGCTGATCCACAAGCTGGTGGACATTGTCAGCAAGGGCGGCAATTACCTACTCAACGTGGGGCCGACCGCTGAAGGCATCATCCCCCAGCCCAGCGTGGAACGGCTGGAGGCCATGGGCGCCTGGCTCCAGATCAACGGCGAGTCCATCTACGGGACCCGGCCGGTGCAGACGCCCACGCCCATGCAGGCCGCCTCCTGGTGCCGTCTGACGGCGAAGCCAGGCAAGGTCTACCTCCACGTCTTCGACTGGCCGGCTGGCGGCGCTTTGCCCATTGCTGGCCTCCCCGTCACCGGCGCGCATCTCCTGGCCGACCCGGACCGCACGCCCCTGCTGATCCGGGACGCGCCCGACGGCATCACCGTGCAGGGACCCACAGCCCCGCCCGACCCCGTGGACACAGTGGTGGTCCTGGACGTGGCCGGCTGA